In Gimesia panareensis, the genomic window TACGCTTTCGCTGTTCGGCCTGGTACTGGCGATCGGAATTGTGGTGGACGATGCGATCGTGGTGGTGGAGAACGTGGAACGTCTGATCGGCGAAGGTTACTCTCCCCGCGAAGCCACTCATAAAGCGATGGACGAAGTTGGTTCCGCGTTGATCGCGACGACACTGGTGCTGATCGCGGTATTCGTGCCGACCATGTTTGTACCGAGCATGAGTGGTCGGTTCTACCGGCAGTTTGCGATGACGATTGCGATCTCGACCGCCTTTTCGACATTCGTTTCATTGACGTTGAGCCCTGCTCTGTGTGCGTTGCTGCTCAAACCGAAAAACGCCGAGCGGAACAAGATGGGTAAATTCGTTGACTTTTTCTTTGGCTGGTTTTTCCGCTGGTTCAACCGTTTCTTCGATTTTACGGGAAACATCTATGCGGGTTTCATTTCGCGGATCATTCGCGTCTCGGCGTTGTCACTGCTGCTCTACGGCGGTCTGCTGGTGGCGACCTGGTACAGTTTTGGACTGGTTCCCTCCGGCTTCATTCCGGCTCAGGATCAGGGGTATCTGATTGTCAGTATCCGGCTGCCGGACGGTGCCTCTCTGGCACGAACCGACGTCGTGACGAAACAGGTCGCACAAATCGGCAGCGAGATCGATGGCGTGGCCCATTCCGTGGGGATTGCGGGACTGTCGGGATCGACGTTCACGATCAGCCCGAATGCCGCAGTCACGTTCTTGCCACTGGAAGATGCCAAGATCCGTGCCAGGCGCGGTCGGAGCCTGGATGCGATTGTGGGAGACCTGCGTCGCGAAGTCTCTGTCATCAACGAGGCCCAGATCTTTATTATTCCACCACCACCCGTTCGCGGAATTGGTCGTGGCGGCGGATACAAAATGTACGTGCAGGATCAGAGCGGGGCCGGTGTGGAAGCACTCAATCAGGTCACCCAGCGGATGGTAGCTGAAGCCAACCAGCAGCCGGGACTGGTGCAGATTTTCTCGAACTTCCGTACGAGTGTGCCGCAGATCTATGCAGAGGTGGACCGGACCAAGGCGCAGATGCTCGATATTCCGATCAATAACGTATTCGATGCGCTGGAGGTCTACCTGGGCTCGGTGTATGTGAACGACTTTAACTTCCTGGGACGGACTTATCGTGTGACGGCCCAGGCGGAACCGGAGTTTCGTGACGAACCGAGCGATATCCTGCGACTGCGAACCCGCAGCGCCCGCGGTACGAGTGTGCCGCTGGGCTCGGTGGTTCAGTTGAAACGGACCGCGGGACCAGACCGCCTGGTGCGGTTTAATCTGTTCCCCGCTGCCGACCTGAATGGCGACACGGTGCCCGGATACAGTACGGGCCAGTCGTTGAACACCATGGAACAACTGGCGGATCAGAACCTGCCTCCCGGATTCGGCTACGCGTGGACCGAACTCGCATATCAGGAACGCCAGGCGGGCAATACCATTGTGTTCCTGTTCCCGCTGGCAGTGCTGTTTGTCTTCCTGACGCTGTCGGCCCAGTACGAAAGCTGGCTGTTGCCGCTGGCGATCATCCTGATTGTGCCCCTGTGTCTACTGTTTGCGATTATGGGAATCTGGTTCCGGGGCATGGACAATAACATTCTGACGCAGATCGGTTTTATCGTGCTGGTCGGACTGGCTTGTAAGAACGCGATTCTGATCGTGGAATTTGCCAAAGCGGAAGAAGATGCGGGCAAAGACCGCTTCGAAGCTGCGGTGGCCGCCTGCCGGTTGCGTCTGCGACCGATTCTGATGACCGCGTTCTCCTTCATTCTGGGTGTAATTCCGCTGCTGATCGCCACCGGTGCGGGGTTTGAAATGCGACGGGTCTTGGGAACCGCCGTCTTTAGTGGTATGCTGGGCGTGACCCTGTTTGGTCTGTTCCTGACTCCGGTTTTTTACGTGGTCCTGCGGCGTTTCGCCCGCCAGCCGGCTGTTGCCGCCGGTGATGCGTCCGCTTTTAATCAGGAGACTCCTCAGATGGCATCATCAGACGAGCATCTTTCCCGCAGCCAGTCCAATACAAACAGTTCCGGCCCGGATTCTACCGGCGCAGACTCCACTGGTCCTTCCGACAGGCCCACAACGCCTGCGGAGAACTTCGAACAGATGTACGCCGAACATCGGCCGCCGTGGGATATTGGTAAACCACAGCCTGAATTTGTGAAGGTGGCGGACCGCATTCGCGGCAGCGTGCTGGACGTCGGTTGTGGAACAGGTGAGAATGCGCTGTTCTTTGCGGCCCAGGAGTGCGAAGTGACCGGCGTCGATCTGCTGGCGGCACCGATTGCGGAAGCGAACCGCAAAGCCGCTGAACGGAAGCTGCAGGCCACGTTCCTGCAGCAGGACGCACTTGAGCTTTCGAAACTGAATCAGCAGTTCGACAACGTGCTCGACTGCGGCTTCTTCCACATTCTGTCGGATGAAGATCGCGTGCGTTACACAGGTGAACTGTCACAGGTAATGGCTCTGGGGGCGACGCTGTATCTACAGTGCTTCAGCGATCAAGAGCCTGCCGGGGAAGGGCCGCGGCGCGTGAGTGCGGAGGAACTGCGTGCCACCTTCCAGGACGGCTGGCAGGTGGAGTCGATCGTCGAATGTCGGTTCGTCACGCGAGAAGACGCAGAAGCCCACTTCTCGGAAGGGGGACCGCACGCTTTGTTTGCTGTAATTCAGCGGGTTTGAAGTCACGTGCAAGAATCAAACGAAAGGCAGGTCAACTTCGAAGTCGACCTGCCTTTTTTGTATTCTGCGAAGGTAATTTGAACGAGTTCTACTGACTTAACTCTGCTCACCCAGCTGTTTCTTGAAGAACTCAATGGTTCGTTTCCAGGCGAGTTCGGCTGATTTCTCGTCGTAGCGGGGCGTGGTGTCGTTGTGGAAGCCATGATTGGCGCCTGCGTAGACATAGGCTTCGAACGGTTTGTCGTTCTTTTTCAGTGCCGCTTCCAGAGCCGGAGCCCCGGCCATGATGCGTCGATCCAGTGAAGCGTTGTGAATCTGCAATGGGGCCGTGAGCTTTGGTATTTGGGCTGCGTCGGGCTGGCGACCGTAGTAGGGAACGCCAGCATCGATGACCTCAGGGACTGCGAGGGCGACCTGGTAAACCATGCCTCCCCCAAAGCAGAAGCCGACCACGCCAACCTTACCGGTCGATTTTTCATGCTTGTCGAGTAGTTTGGCGGCCGCGACGAAATCTGCTTTCATTTTTTCGGGCTCGCGTTTCCGCTGCATGGTGCGGCCTTCGTCATCGTTGCCGGGATAACCGCCCAGGGGCGTTAAGGCATCGGGAGCGAAGGCCAGAAACCCCTGCGTAGCAAGGCGGCGGGTAACGTCTTCGATGTAGGGGTTCAGGCCGCGGTTTTCATGAATCACCAGGACCGCGGGAAATTTCTCACCTTTCGCGGGATATGCCAGCAGGCCTTTCATTTTGCCGGCACCTTGTGGGGAGTCGTAGGTAATGCGTTCGGTCTTGATGCGGGGATCATCGGGCTTGACCTGCTCTGCCCAGCTGTAGTTGGGAGAGAGGCTGGCCAGCAGGCCTTCCACTGTGAGTCCCCCCACGGCGAAGGCACCGAGCTGTTTGATATAATCCCGCCGATTGAGTCGGCCGTGGGCGTAGTCGTCGTAGAGATCCAGAACTTTCTGATCGAATTCGGAGGCAGATTTGCGTTCCATGGGATGGTCTTTCTTTTAAACGTGGCGGTCGGGAGTCGTCTGATCCCGAAACCGGAGGGGGCTGAGGTTGAACATGGTCCCTGTATGATAAAAATTCCCCCTCGAGATTGGAAAGTTTTTTTAGAAATTACTGTGAATCACGGAGGTGCAGCTGAAATCGAACGGCCCGGGGCGTGAATCCTGATCAAACGATTCTGCTGCAGAAAATGGCAGGACACTTGCCTGGGGACTGTCGGTATTTACGGTGTACTCAAGGTGATGCATCAGCTACAATTTATGATCCCCAAGGGTTCCACCCCCGAGATATTTTCGTGAGTGCAGCGAACCCGCTTTTATCTGCAGAGTTTCCCAATTAATTTCTCCGAGAGGATTTTACTTAATGTCAACATCTCAAAAAATTTCGCGCCGCAATTTTATCCAGGGAGTCGCCTTCGCCGGGGCTGCCGGTATCCTGAGCCCTTCACTCAATCGGGCCATGGGATATGAATCCCCCAACGAGCGTCCGGTGTTTGCGACCATTGGTCTGCGAAACCAGGGCTGGGCGATTACCAACAAATCGACCAAGTTTGCTGACTTTGCGGCGCTGGCGGATGTGGACGCGAACGTGCTGGGAGCCAACGTTGAAAAGCTGGAAAAGAAACAGAAGAAAAAGCCAGACGCATACAAAGACTATCGCAAGGTTCTCGACCGCCAGGACATCGATGCGGTCATGATCGCCACCCCCGATCACTGGCACACCAAGGTCGCCGTCGAAGCGATGCTGGCGGGCA contains:
- a CDS encoding class I SAM-dependent methyltransferase — encoded protein: MASSDEHLSRSQSNTNSSGPDSTGADSTGPSDRPTTPAENFEQMYAEHRPPWDIGKPQPEFVKVADRIRGSVLDVGCGTGENALFFAAQECEVTGVDLLAAPIAEANRKAAERKLQATFLQQDALELSKLNQQFDNVLDCGFFHILSDEDRVRYTGELSQVMALGATLYLQCFSDQEPAGEGPRRVSAEELRATFQDGWQVESIVECRFVTREDAEAHFSEGGPHALFAVIQRV
- a CDS encoding dienelactone hydrolase family protein, with the protein product MERKSASEFDQKVLDLYDDYAHGRLNRRDYIKQLGAFAVGGLTVEGLLASLSPNYSWAEQVKPDDPRIKTERITYDSPQGAGKMKGLLAYPAKGEKFPAVLVIHENRGLNPYIEDVTRRLATQGFLAFAPDALTPLGGYPGNDDEGRTMQRKREPEKMKADFVAAAKLLDKHEKSTGKVGVVGFCFGGGMVYQVALAVPEVIDAGVPYYGRQPDAAQIPKLTAPLQIHNASLDRRIMAGAPALEAALKKNDKPFEAYVYAGANHGFHNDTTPRYDEKSAELAWKRTIEFFKKQLGEQS